A single Nitrosospira multiformis ATCC 25196 DNA region contains:
- a CDS encoding alpha/beta hydrolase has product MALDPDLAAFLELVEAGISNGVPRLHELPPAKAREQYDISTLALDSPGMEVASVKEIGIPSRDGNEITARLYAPLLDEPLNGLAAPALLYFHGGGYCVGSLDSHDSLCRTLAALTPCCVLNASYRLAPEHPFPTAVHDAQDAYRWLLSNGLAHGIDPQRIAVGGDSAGGTLAIGLTIAAREMDWPQPVFQALLYPCTSAWQNTDSHRRFAKGYLLEAATLQWMFSNYLTSERDRTDWRFAPLEAKDLSSLAPAFIAVAEYDPLVDEGIEYANRLKDAGVPTQLKIYEGMTHDFARLTNILNDASKVREEVAQQLQRAFAAPRT; this is encoded by the coding sequence ATGGCACTTGATCCCGATCTTGCAGCATTTCTCGAACTTGTGGAAGCGGGCATCAGCAATGGTGTCCCTCGCTTGCACGAGCTGCCGCCCGCGAAAGCGCGCGAACAATACGATATATCCACCCTGGCTCTGGATAGCCCAGGTATGGAGGTCGCGAGCGTCAAGGAAATCGGCATCCCTTCCCGGGATGGAAATGAGATAACGGCAAGACTCTATGCGCCTCTGCTGGATGAGCCGTTGAACGGCCTGGCGGCGCCCGCGCTGCTGTATTTTCATGGAGGCGGATATTGCGTGGGCAGCCTGGATTCCCACGACTCGCTATGCCGGACACTGGCTGCGCTGACCCCCTGCTGCGTGCTGAACGCCAGCTACCGGTTGGCGCCTGAGCATCCATTCCCCACGGCGGTACATGATGCGCAGGATGCCTACCGATGGCTTCTTTCCAACGGACTCGCTCATGGTATCGATCCTCAACGGATAGCCGTGGGAGGCGATAGCGCAGGGGGCACGCTGGCCATCGGATTGACTATCGCCGCCAGGGAAATGGATTGGCCACAACCGGTATTCCAGGCGTTGCTCTACCCGTGCACAAGCGCGTGGCAGAATACCGATTCGCACCGCCGCTTCGCAAAGGGATACCTGCTCGAAGCTGCGACACTGCAATGGATGTTCAGCAATTACCTCACCAGCGAAAGGGACCGGACAGACTGGCGTTTTGCTCCCCTCGAGGCAAAGGATTTGAGCAGCCTCGCTCCGGCATTCATCGCCGTGGCGGAATACGATCCGCTCGTGGATGAAGGAATTGAATACGCCAACAGACTCAAAGATGCCGGCGTTCCCACTCAGCTCAAAATCTACGAGGGCATGACGCACGACTTTGCGCGCCTGACGAATATCCTCAACGACGCAAGCAAGGTGCGTGAAGAAGTGGCGCAGCAATTACAGAGGGCTTTTGCTGCGCCTCGAACCTAG
- a CDS encoding lysine N(6)-hydroxylase/L-ornithine N(5)-oxygenase family protein, giving the protein MQIHDLIGIGFGPSNIALAITLEEKKQEGYDVDAFFIEKQPGFAWHPNMMLDNAHMQISFLKDLATLRNPSSYFTFINYLHQKQRLQDFINLKTFFPSRHEFNDYLAWAASHFDDRCAYGEEVLEVLAEKRNDEVMLLRVRSLDSTGTARERLARNLIVSVGGVPSVPECFQPLKGDKRIFHSNSYLREIERHKEAKKIAVVGAGQSASEIFMDLHNRPNAPQVDLIMRGRAIKPSDDSPFVNEIFNTDFTDFVFSRSEHDRVSLLEEFWHTNYAAPDLVLIEQIFNVFYQQRVTGNTRHRFLRRHEVTSVSALPEGGIQLLLRDLNGGREYSAIYDAVVLATGYGRDYHKSLLKSLSPYLSNFSVDRNYRLKSTPNFRPAIFLQGACESTHGLSDTLLSVTAVRTHEIGQALVGMINDPVAKQAENPVRAVAVR; this is encoded by the coding sequence ATGCAAATACATGACCTGATCGGTATCGGCTTTGGTCCCTCCAACATTGCGCTTGCCATTACCCTGGAGGAAAAGAAACAGGAAGGATACGACGTAGACGCGTTTTTTATCGAGAAACAGCCGGGTTTTGCCTGGCATCCAAACATGATGCTGGACAATGCGCATATGCAGATTTCCTTCCTGAAGGATCTGGCCACCCTGCGGAACCCTTCCAGTTACTTTACATTCATCAACTATCTCCATCAAAAACAGCGGCTGCAGGACTTTATCAACCTTAAAACCTTTTTTCCGAGCCGCCACGAATTCAACGATTACCTCGCCTGGGCTGCCTCCCATTTCGACGATCGCTGTGCTTACGGCGAAGAAGTTCTGGAAGTGTTGGCGGAGAAGCGTAATGATGAAGTGATGCTGCTGCGCGTGCGTTCGCTGGATTCCACGGGCACGGCGCGGGAACGCCTGGCCCGCAATCTCATCGTGAGCGTCGGCGGTGTTCCCAGTGTCCCCGAATGCTTCCAACCGCTGAAAGGCGACAAACGCATATTTCATTCGAACAGTTATCTCCGCGAGATCGAGCGGCACAAGGAAGCAAAGAAAATAGCAGTCGTGGGTGCAGGTCAAAGCGCATCGGAAATTTTCATGGATCTGCACAACCGCCCGAATGCCCCGCAGGTTGATCTGATCATGCGTGGCCGCGCAATCAAGCCGTCGGACGACAGCCCTTTTGTAAACGAAATCTTCAATACCGATTTCACCGACTTCGTTTTCAGTCGTTCGGAGCATGACCGGGTTTCTCTCCTGGAGGAGTTCTGGCATACCAATTACGCTGCACCCGATCTGGTTTTGATCGAACAGATCTTCAATGTGTTCTATCAACAGAGAGTGACCGGCAATACCCGCCACCGCTTCCTGCGGCGTCATGAAGTCACGAGCGTCAGTGCTTTGCCGGAAGGCGGCATTCAATTGCTTCTGCGCGATTTGAATGGGGGGCGGGAATACAGTGCGATCTACGATGCAGTAGTGCTTGCAACGGGCTACGGACGGGATTATCACAAATCCTTGCTGAAATCCCTTTCACCCTACCTGAGTAACTTCAGCGTAGACCGCAACTACCGATTGAAAAGTACGCCAAATTTTCGGCCTGCCATCTTCCTTCAGGGGGCCTGCGAATCAACTCACGGTTTGAGCGATACGCTGCTTTCAGTTACAGCGGTTCGCACGCACGAAATTGGACAGGCGCTCGTAGGCATGATCAATGACCCGGTTGCTAAGCAGGCAGAAAACCCGGTGCGCGCAGTGGCCGTCCGTTGA
- a CDS encoding cyclic peptide export ABC transporter, giving the protein MLKYLINQSRVLLAGASLVTVFHGTCSVLLIAQISSALTATESERGTLALVFIATAVAVMLSYVSAAILFERLGQRAHAELRSFVARKVLAADYRNLETVGAARIQSALAEHCTHVAEFFVSFPIILMNAVIVAGCLLYMAWLSWQVFLLAILVVGLGCVGYHLAHLRAIRHLNIASEEQDKLFSYFRSLTDGAKELRLNNRKRKAFYEDVLSGSIETVRRERTFGMSVFVASGGWAQFLLYVFIGMVLFALVSDGPDRALVMTGYALVFVYMVGPLEALLLNIPRANLAKVSAERIEEITRAMTTQEIETDNSSLPGLQSLALRGVLHRYYHEQSDELFTLGPIDLDFRPGEITFLVGGNGSGKTTLAKLLVGLYPPEEGQIIFNGKAVDETNRDCYRQLFSTVFSDFHLFDRLLETDRVDLDNEGNRLLAKLHLQNKVKVQDGAFTTLALSQGQRKRLALVVAYLENRPFFIFDEWAADQDPVFKEVFYRELLPELRAMGKAVLVISHDDRYFHLADRLIRMESGCLTFNACPSLKDALHATPAPPLVLNGVT; this is encoded by the coding sequence ATGCTCAAGTATCTCATCAACCAATCCCGGGTATTATTGGCAGGCGCTTCATTGGTCACAGTATTCCATGGTACTTGCAGCGTGTTGCTCATCGCGCAGATCAGTTCCGCGCTCACCGCGACCGAGAGCGAACGCGGAACCCTGGCACTCGTTTTTATTGCCACTGCCGTGGCCGTGATGCTGAGTTATGTAAGCGCAGCGATCCTTTTCGAGCGCCTGGGACAACGGGCGCACGCGGAATTGCGCAGCTTTGTCGCCAGAAAGGTGCTTGCTGCCGACTACCGTAATCTTGAAACGGTGGGGGCTGCCCGCATACAGTCGGCCCTTGCCGAGCATTGCACGCACGTTGCCGAATTCTTTGTGAGCTTTCCCATCATCCTGATGAATGCCGTCATCGTCGCAGGATGTCTGCTTTATATGGCGTGGCTTTCATGGCAAGTATTCCTGCTCGCTATCCTTGTGGTTGGCCTGGGGTGCGTGGGATATCATCTTGCGCACCTGCGCGCAATACGTCATTTGAATATTGCGTCCGAAGAGCAGGATAAACTGTTTTCCTATTTTCGATCCCTGACCGACGGGGCCAAGGAGCTTCGCCTCAATAACCGGAAGCGGAAGGCATTCTATGAGGATGTACTGTCAGGCTCGATCGAGACTGTGCGCCGCGAAAGGACTTTTGGAATGTCCGTCTTCGTCGCATCCGGTGGATGGGCCCAATTCCTGCTCTATGTGTTTATCGGGATGGTATTATTTGCGCTGGTGAGTGATGGTCCTGACCGGGCTCTGGTCATGACGGGCTACGCGCTGGTGTTCGTTTACATGGTGGGACCGCTCGAAGCGCTTCTGTTGAATATTCCCCGTGCCAATCTGGCCAAGGTTTCTGCGGAGCGGATCGAGGAAATAACGCGGGCGATGACGACCCAGGAGATCGAGACCGATAACTCTTCTCTCCCCGGCTTGCAGTCCCTTGCACTCCGGGGCGTGCTGCACCGGTATTATCATGAGCAGAGCGATGAATTGTTTACGCTCGGCCCCATAGATCTGGATTTCCGTCCCGGAGAGATTACTTTTCTGGTGGGAGGCAACGGCAGCGGCAAGACCACTCTGGCCAAATTGCTGGTTGGACTCTATCCGCCGGAGGAAGGCCAGATAATTTTCAATGGGAAAGCGGTCGATGAAACAAACCGCGATTGCTACAGGCAGCTTTTTTCGACGGTTTTTTCGGATTTTCATCTTTTCGACCGCTTGCTTGAAACGGACAGGGTCGACCTGGATAATGAAGGCAACCGGCTTTTAGCCAAACTGCACCTGCAAAACAAGGTTAAGGTACAGGATGGGGCTTTCACTACGCTTGCGCTTTCGCAAGGACAGCGCAAACGTCTCGCTTTGGTGGTTGCCTATCTGGAGAACCGCCCGTTTTTTATATTCGACGAATGGGCGGCGGATCAGGACCCGGTATTCAAGGAGGTCTTTTACCGCGAGCTCCTTCCGGAATTGCGCGCCATGGGCAAGGCCGTATTGGTGATATCGCACGATGACCGTTACTTTCATCTTGCAGACCGGTTGATACGCATGGAGAGCGGATGCCTGACGTTCAACGCTTGCCCATCGCTGAAAGATGCCCTGCACGCAACCCCGGCCCCGCCGCTGGTACTTAACGGTGTGACATGA
- a CDS encoding PepSY-associated TM helix domain-containing protein yields the protein MKRVITVPPGVARAQDTRRVEKLSVGRNFLVLAHRWAGLLLAAFLFVSGLTGAVISWDHELDEWLNPRLFQARNTGGMPQPPLLLADRLEAADPRLMVTWLPLSVEPGHNLGLAVKSRLDPATGMAFNLDFNQIALDPVDGEVRGKRMWGEISLSRENLLPFLYKLHYSMHIPDGFGIELGILFMGTLAIIWALDCFIALWISFPKASAWTKSFVFRWRQGGARLNFDLHRSGGVWVWGFLLVLAVTAVSMNLNQQVMRPLVSLFSTLSPSPFTRTPNPPDQPIEPMVDRHTILQYAITEAEKREWSTPPGGIFYDPEVGVYGVIFFEPGNDHGDAGLGNPSLFFDGKDGTSVGANVPGEGSAGDIFMQAQFPLHSGRIVGLPGRIFVSLMGLLVAMLSVTGVIIWQKKRWARKKTYEGSRRDIAVLS from the coding sequence ATGAAACGAGTGATCACGGTGCCGCCGGGCGTAGCCAGGGCACAGGATACCCGGCGCGTGGAGAAACTTTCGGTCGGGCGCAACTTTCTAGTACTGGCGCACCGCTGGGCAGGTCTTCTATTGGCCGCGTTTCTTTTCGTATCCGGCCTTACCGGCGCGGTCATCTCCTGGGATCATGAGCTGGATGAGTGGCTGAACCCCCGGCTCTTCCAGGCCAGGAATACTGGCGGCATGCCGCAGCCTCCACTGCTGCTGGCCGACCGGCTGGAAGCGGCGGACCCCCGGTTAATGGTGACCTGGCTTCCACTCTCCGTCGAGCCGGGCCATAACCTTGGGCTGGCGGTGAAGTCCCGTCTCGACCCGGCAACAGGCATGGCCTTCAATCTGGATTTCAACCAGATAGCCCTCGATCCGGTTGACGGGGAAGTGCGTGGCAAGCGCATGTGGGGTGAAATTTCGCTCAGCCGTGAGAACCTGTTGCCGTTTCTGTATAAGCTGCATTACAGCATGCATATTCCGGATGGGTTTGGAATCGAGCTGGGAATCCTGTTCATGGGGACTCTCGCGATTATCTGGGCACTCGATTGCTTCATTGCTCTGTGGATTTCATTTCCCAAGGCGAGTGCATGGACCAAATCCTTTGTATTCCGCTGGCGGCAGGGAGGAGCAAGGCTGAACTTCGATCTGCATCGATCCGGTGGGGTGTGGGTATGGGGATTCCTGCTGGTTCTGGCGGTGACCGCCGTGTCGATGAATCTCAACCAGCAGGTCATGCGGCCGCTGGTGTCGCTGTTTTCGACGCTGTCGCCCAGCCCCTTTACACGTACTCCCAATCCTCCCGACCAGCCTATCGAGCCGATGGTGGATCGCCACACCATCCTGCAGTATGCGATAACCGAAGCGGAAAAGCGTGAATGGAGCACGCCTCCCGGCGGCATATTTTATGATCCCGAGGTAGGTGTTTATGGTGTCATCTTCTTCGAACCGGGGAACGACCATGGCGATGCGGGGCTGGGGAACCCCTCGCTTTTCTTTGACGGCAAGGATGGAACATCCGTCGGAGCGAATGTGCCGGGTGAGGGCAGTGCGGGTGATATTTTCATGCAGGCGCAGTTTCCGCTGCATTCCGGACGTATCGTCGGGCTTCCCGGGCGCATTTTCGTATCCCTCATGGGCCTGCTGGTGGCGATGCTGTCAGTTACGGGAGTGATCATCTGGCAGAAGAAGCGCTGGGCGCGAAAGAAAACTTATGAAGGGAGCAGGAGAGATATAGCTGTATTGTCCTGA
- a CDS encoding GNAT family N-acetyltransferase produces the protein MGHLHGQGRHLSARAASITCCPDRTAYSAALDGNTLLLQPVNGVENSRWQLGQQADGLTLEWMGSDAEKPKLVEVLAAIEAAFVSFPVADKLNLLAPFDQAEELLRSGLLLHNGSGQTTVNIGLFWQQPRIWLVPPQAYAFPVTYVLSEGRRHPLRPPKPAGIVYQRHIDWLGRTLSFRTVDLHRDLERFNRWMNDPVVAASWREEGDLAKHQAYLQAISADPHVIALIASLDDEAFGYFEVYWAKEDRIAPFYDVDDFDRGWHVLIGEARFRGKPFVTAWLPSISHYLFLDDCRTQRVVIEPRTDNYKMIRNLARCGYANLKEFDFPHKRAMLGMLLRERFFAERLWVPRDVIATSCSTSSLS, from the coding sequence ATGGGACATTTACACGGGCAAGGCCGGCATCTCTCGGCTCGCGCCGCGTCGATTACTTGCTGTCCCGATCGGACTGCATATTCGGCTGCGCTCGACGGCAACACCTTGCTTTTACAACCGGTGAATGGTGTCGAAAATTCGCGGTGGCAACTGGGCCAGCAGGCTGACGGACTGACTCTGGAATGGATGGGGTCCGATGCTGAAAAACCCAAGCTCGTGGAAGTATTGGCGGCAATTGAAGCTGCGTTCGTCAGTTTTCCTGTCGCAGACAAACTGAACCTCCTGGCTCCTTTCGATCAGGCTGAAGAACTGCTTCGATCAGGTCTCCTCCTTCACAACGGGAGCGGTCAGACCACGGTGAATATCGGGCTTTTCTGGCAGCAGCCGAGAATATGGCTGGTGCCGCCTCAGGCCTATGCCTTCCCCGTAACTTATGTGCTCAGCGAAGGGCGGCGCCATCCCTTGCGGCCCCCGAAACCGGCCGGCATCGTATACCAGCGCCATATCGATTGGCTCGGCCGTACCCTGTCATTTCGCACGGTGGATCTTCACCGGGACCTGGAACGCTTCAACCGCTGGATGAACGATCCCGTAGTAGCAGCATCCTGGCGGGAAGAAGGCGATCTGGCAAAACATCAGGCTTATCTGCAAGCCATTTCTGCAGACCCTCATGTCATAGCCCTTATCGCGAGTCTCGATGACGAGGCTTTCGGTTATTTCGAAGTTTACTGGGCAAAAGAAGACCGTATTGCCCCTTTCTATGATGTGGATGACTTCGATCGGGGCTGGCACGTGCTGATCGGCGAAGCCCGCTTTCGCGGCAAGCCCTTCGTCACGGCTTGGCTGCCATCGATCTCCCATTACCTGTTTCTCGACGATTGCAGGACCCAACGCGTCGTCATAGAACCTCGTACGGACAATTACAAAATGATTCGCAATCTCGCCAGGTGCGGTTATGCGAATCTCAAGGAATTCGATTTCCCCCACAAACGCGCCATGCTCGGCATGTTGTTGCGGGAACGCTTCTTTGCAGAACGACTGTGGGTTCCACGCGATGTCATCGCAACATCCTGTTCCACATCTTCTTTATCCTGA
- a CDS encoding TonB-dependent siderophore receptor, producing the protein MKAYTKTIKGLCPLTRPTKLVIAIQYALLSLAVAGHVHAQDASPESARKSQMNVLPAGGNAETSATDSSGSGDKASKGNAPSTQENAQQGKNPESVKPSETVLPTLVIREKGVQEGYGTKSSIVGTKTRTPITEIPQSMSVISRNELDMRAVNLNFTEALRYIPGVVPDQFGFNGTGFEYVSMRGFNSLSTANFRDNLSQQGRGLYFADFITDPYSLERVEVLRGPTSVIFGRGDAGGIINRVTKLPTSTPIREVELQYGSFDRKRIAGDFGLANEDGTLMFRLVTTALDTDTQVRFPNTGGDRAQIRRFYISPSLTWRPTDRTSVTLFGDILNNRSEASAFYVATQGGSPTNTLLGEPTFTRYSTDQASFSYKLEHHFNDTFTVRQNFRFMGLDGRFRDLNPAGFDADGRTLFRSALSTRERVNQTVLDTHVEARTRTGPLNHTVLAGIDWNRVESTLKSFTGSAPSIDIFNPVYFQPVPTPDSPFIDGNQKIDQVGFYVQDQIKLNQWLLTLSGRHDRVSNVTNVNVFDPQHTASKDSAYTGRAGLTYLFSNGIAPYFSYSQSFLPQYGIDFGNNSPFKPARASQYEVGIKYQPPGTRNLFTAALFELTKTNVLIPDPRTPLGVSQAGEIRSRGAELEARTEVFRGLNAIGAFSYVDVKVTESASGFTGNMPVRVPNLTTSGWLDYNLGTLNVDWLKGFFIGGGVRYVGRVFNDEANTSTTPSFTLFDAVLRYDHGPWQFLINANNIFDEKYYTANNVVPGSGGQFFLGTRRTVIGTLKLRF; encoded by the coding sequence ATGAAAGCCTATACAAAAACTATTAAAGGGCTCTGTCCACTTACACGACCCACCAAACTTGTAATCGCAATACAGTACGCACTCCTCAGCCTGGCCGTCGCTGGCCACGTGCATGCACAGGACGCCTCCCCGGAATCAGCCAGAAAATCCCAAATGAATGTTCTTCCGGCAGGAGGTAATGCCGAAACCTCTGCCACAGACTCTTCCGGATCCGGAGACAAAGCTTCAAAGGGGAACGCCCCATCGACTCAGGAGAATGCGCAGCAGGGGAAAAATCCAGAATCAGTCAAACCTTCCGAAACGGTTCTGCCAACCCTGGTTATCCGGGAAAAAGGAGTCCAAGAGGGATACGGCACTAAAAGCAGTATAGTGGGAACCAAGACTAGGACTCCAATTACAGAGATACCGCAATCCATGTCCGTTATCAGCCGAAATGAATTGGATATGCGTGCCGTAAACCTCAATTTCACTGAAGCACTACGATATATACCGGGTGTGGTACCGGACCAGTTTGGTTTCAACGGAACGGGTTTCGAGTATGTAAGCATGCGAGGCTTCAACTCCCTGAGTACTGCCAACTTCCGGGATAATTTAAGCCAGCAGGGGAGAGGGCTTTATTTTGCCGACTTCATCACTGACCCCTATTCTCTCGAGCGGGTAGAGGTATTGCGCGGTCCCACCTCGGTCATTTTCGGGCGAGGCGATGCGGGAGGTATCATAAACCGTGTTACGAAGCTGCCCACCTCCACTCCCATCCGCGAGGTCGAGCTCCAGTACGGCAGTTTCGACCGCAAGCGGATCGCCGGGGATTTTGGACTGGCCAATGAAGATGGAACACTGATGTTCCGGCTGGTCACGACCGCGCTCGATACGGACACGCAGGTGCGCTTTCCGAATACGGGCGGAGATCGGGCCCAGATCAGGCGCTTTTACATCTCGCCGTCGCTGACTTGGCGCCCCACCGACCGGACATCCGTCACACTTTTCGGCGATATCCTGAACAACCGCAGCGAAGCGTCTGCCTTTTACGTAGCAACGCAAGGGGGCAGCCCCACTAATACGTTGCTGGGCGAACCCACCTTCACGCGGTATTCGACCGACCAGGCTTCCTTCAGCTACAAACTCGAGCACCATTTCAACGACACCTTCACGGTACGGCAAAACTTCCGTTTCATGGGACTCGATGGCAGGTTCCGAGACCTTAACCCCGCAGGATTTGACGCGGATGGACGGACCTTGTTTCGCAGTGCATTGAGTACGCGGGAGCGGGTGAATCAAACGGTGCTGGATACACATGTGGAAGCTCGTACCCGGACAGGCCCCCTCAATCATACCGTACTGGCCGGAATCGACTGGAATCGCGTCGAGTCCACCCTTAAATCTTTTACGGGCAGCGCTCCCTCCATCGATATTTTCAATCCCGTATATTTCCAACCGGTGCCCACCCCGGATTCCCCGTTCATTGATGGCAACCAAAAGATAGACCAGGTTGGATTTTACGTACAGGATCAAATCAAGCTCAACCAATGGCTTTTGACTCTGAGCGGCCGCCACGACAGGGTGTCGAACGTTACCAATGTTAATGTTTTCGATCCGCAGCATACCGCTAGCAAGGATTCAGCATATACCGGCAGGGCGGGGCTGACCTACCTTTTTTCCAACGGCATCGCGCCTTATTTCAGTTATTCGCAGTCGTTTCTGCCTCAATACGGAATCGATTTTGGTAATAACAGCCCCTTCAAACCTGCGCGCGCTTCCCAGTATGAAGTGGGCATCAAGTATCAACCCCCGGGCACCAGGAATTTGTTTACGGCAGCATTGTTCGAATTGACCAAAACCAACGTTTTAATTCCTGATCCCCGTACACCGCTTGGCGTGTCGCAAGCAGGCGAGATACGCTCCCGGGGAGCGGAATTGGAAGCAAGGACAGAGGTTTTTCGAGGATTGAATGCGATTGGCGCTTTCAGCTATGTCGACGTCAAGGTAACCGAAAGCGCCAGTGGTTTTACAGGTAACATGCCTGTGCGGGTACCCAACCTGACGACCTCAGGCTGGCTCGACTATAACCTCGGCACATTGAATGTCGACTGGTTGAAGGGGTTCTTCATCGGGGGCGGCGTGCGCTATGTGGGCAGAGTGTTCAATGATGAGGCGAATACCAGCACCACACCTTCCTTTACCCTGTTCGATGCGGTCCTGCGATATGATCACGGCCCCTGGCAATTTCTCATCAATGCCAACAACATATTCGATGAGAAATACTATACCGCCAATAATGTCGTCCCGGGTTCCGGCGGACAGTTCTTCCTGGGGACGCGACGTACTGTGATCGGGACGTTGAAACTCAGGTTTTAA
- a CDS encoding thiol-disulfide oxidoreductase DCC family protein: MTATASDSNRLSIIYDRECPFCAAFVKLYALRKNIGGIELIDARTRPDLVRALRAQGMEINEGMAVIWQRHYYHGANAMHLLSILGADRGLLGRLNKFLFRNRNAAEVIYPVLATGRRVALSLLGRKMIPHQ, translated from the coding sequence ATGACAGCGACTGCGAGTGATTCAAATCGCCTCTCCATCATTTATGACAGGGAATGCCCTTTTTGTGCGGCGTTTGTGAAGCTTTACGCTTTACGGAAGAATATAGGCGGGATAGAACTCATCGACGCCCGGACAAGACCTGATTTGGTCAGGGCGTTGCGGGCCCAAGGCATGGAAATCAATGAAGGCATGGCCGTGATATGGCAGAGGCATTATTACCACGGGGCCAATGCAATGCACCTTCTTTCCATACTCGGTGCTGACAGGGGACTTCTTGGGAGGTTGAACAAATTCCTGTTCCGCAACAGAAATGCCGCTGAGGTGATTTATCCTGTGCTCGCGACCGGCCGCAGAGTGGCCCTATCGTTACTGGGCAGAAAAATGATTCCACACCAATGA